A region from the Brassica napus cultivar Da-Ae chromosome C8, Da-Ae, whole genome shotgun sequence genome encodes:
- the LOC106430276 gene encoding telomere repeat-binding factor 4-like: protein MGNHKLKWTEEEEEALLAGVQKHGPGKWKNIIRDPEFADPLYNRSNIDLKDKWRNLSVPPDIQGSIDKVRTPKIKAAALNLAAVAAAATSTPPPSSATPSPVAPLPRNGSSDLNVDDSWNTMVDAKNAPRYDGMIFEALSALTDPSGSDVTTIFNFIEEKKHEVPPTFKRVLGSRLRRLAAQGKIEKVNQIRAGTQNFYRMNGTSFSGMRAPVVARPKEVNVKPRQTNSQRVLTVSQRKVDQASGTAAFKLAEVEKNLELVKRAAEHKERMIKLAEQAEIILLLAEELHEACSQGKIVELN, encoded by the exons ATGGGAAACCATAAGCTCAAATggacggaggaggaggaggaggcgttGCTCGCCGGCGTTCAGAAGCATGGGCCCGGAAAGTGGAAGAATATTATCCGAGATCCTGAGTTCGCTGATCCCCTCTATAATCGCTCCAACATCGACCTCAAG GATAAATGGCGTAACTTGAGTGTTCCCCCTGACATTCAAGGCTCAATAGATAAGGTGCGGACACCAAAAATCAAAGCTGCCGCTTTGAATCTAGCCGCCGTTGCAGCTGCTGCTACCAGTACTCCACCACCTTCTAGTGCGACCCCTTCTCCGGTTGCTCCCCTTCCTCGTAATGGATCTTCTGATTTGAACGTTGATGACAGTTGGAACACTATGGTGGATGCAAAGAATGCTCccag GTATGATGGGATGATATTCGAAGCTCTTTCAGCGTTGACGGATCCTAGTGGATCTGATGTCACTACGATTTTCAACTTCATCGAG GAAAAAAAACATGAAGTGCCACCAACTTTTAAAAGGGTCCTGGGTTCAAGATTGAGGAGGCTTGCTGCTCAAGGCAAAATTGAAAAGGTTAACCAGATAAGAGCAGGA ACGCAGAACTTCTATAGGATGAATGGTACTAGCTTCTCGGGAATGAGAGCGCCAGTTGTAGCGAGACCTAAAGAGGTGAATGTGAAACCCCGGCAGACAAACAGTCAACGAGTACTCACGGTTTCGCAGAGAAAGGTTGATCAAGCTTCAGGAACCGCAGCTTTTAAGCTCGCGGAGgtagaaaaaaatttagaattggTCAAAAGAGCTGCAGAACACAAAGAAAGGATGATAAAACTGGCAGAACAAGCTGAGATTATTCTACTGCTAGCGGAAGAGTTGCACGAAGCAT GTTCTCAGGGAAAGATTGTGGAACTGAATTGA
- the LOC106430278 gene encoding lipoxygenase 3, chloroplastic, whose product MALAKELMGYPLTSKRPILVWSASHFKKRTQPTQFSIKPFDRRPRTSKSGVVAAISEDLVKTLRFNTTTGDRKSEEEEKAAVKFKVRAVVTVRNKNKEDFKETLVKHLDAFGDKIGRNVVLELVSTELDPKTNMPKKSNAAVLKDWSKKSKTKAERVHYTAEFTVDAAFGSPGAITVMNKHQKEFFLESITIEGFALGPVHFPCNSWVQSQKDHPEKRIFFTNQPFLPSETPDGLKKLRERELKNLRGDGSGVRKLSDRIYDFDVYNDLGNPDKSSELSRPKLGGKEIPYPRRCRTGRHPTDTDKEAESRVEKPLPMYVPRDEQFEETKQKTFAAGRLKAVLHHLVPSLKASILAEDFADFGEIDGLYKEGLLLKLGFQDEIFDKFPLPKAIVNTLQESSKGLLKYDTPKILSKDKNAWLRDDEFARQAIAGINPVNIERVRTFPPVSNLDPEIYGPQHSALTSDHIIGHLDGLSVQQALEENRLYMLNYHDIFLPFLDRINALDGRKAYATRTIFFLTRLGTLKPIAIELSLPPHGPNHRSKRVVTPPVDATSNWVWQLAKAHVSSNDAGVHQLVNHWLRTHACLEPFILAAHRQLSAMHPIFKLLDPHMRYTLEINALARQSLISADGVIEEGFTAGSYGMEMSAAAYKSSWRFDMEGLPADLIRRGIAVPDPTKPHGVKLLIEDYPYANDGLLLWSAIQTWVRTYVERYYPNPNLIKTDSELQSWYSESINVGHADLRDAEWWPELNTVDDLVSILTTLNWLASAQHAALNFGQYPYGGYVPNRPPLMRRLIPDESDPEYASFISDPEKFYFSAMPSLLQTSKFMAVVDTLSTHSPDEEYIGERQQPSIWTGDGEIVDAFYGFAAEIGRIEKEIEKRNSDPDRRNRCGAGVLPYELLVPSSEPGVTCRGVPNSVSI is encoded by the exons ATGGCCTTAGCTAAAGAGTTAATGGGTTATCCTCTGACCTCCAAAAGGCCCATACTTGTTTGGTCGGCGTCGCATTTCAAGAAGAGGACACAGCCAACACAATTCTCGATCAAGCCTTTTGATCGGAGACCAAGAACGTCCAAATCCGGGGTCGTTGCGGCCATCAGTGAAGATTTGGTCAAAACGCTACGTTTCAACACAACCACCGGTGACAGAAAGAGCGAGGAGGAGGAGAAAGCGGCGGTGAAATTCAAGGTGAGAGCTGTGGTTACGGTGAGGAACAAGAACAAGGAGGATTTTAAGGAGACTCTTGTTAAGCATTTAGATGCTTTTGGTGATAAGATCGGTCGAAACGTTGTCTTGGAGCTTGTTAGCACCGAACTTGATCCAA AAACGAATATGCCGAAGAAAAGCAATGCGGCAGTTTTAAAGGACTGGTCAAAGAAGTCGAAAACCAAGGCGGAGAGGGTTCATTACACGGCGGAGTTCACGGTGGACGCAGCATTTGGCTCACCGGGAGCCATCACCGTCATGAATAAACACCAGAAAGAATTCTTTCTAGAGAGCATCACCATCGAAGGTTTCGCACTTGGTCCTGTTCACTTTCCATGCAATTCTTGGGTTCAGTCCCAAAAGGATCACCCAGAGAAACGAATCTTTTTCACTAATCag CCGTTTTTGCCGAGTGAGACACCTGATGGATTGAAAAAATTGAGGGAGAGAGAGTTGAAGAATCTACGAGGAGATGGGAGTGGAGTGAGGAAGTTATCAGACAGAATCTATGACTTTGATGTCTACAACGATCTTGGAAATCCCGACAAGTCATCAGAACTCTCTCGCCCCAAGCTCGGCGGCAAAGAGATTCCTTACCCTAGACGATGTCGTACCGGTCGCCATCCAACTGATACCG ATAAAGAAGCGGAGAGCCGAGTAGAGAAGCCATTACCTATGTACGTACCACGAGATGAGCAATTCGAAGAGACTAAGCAGAAAACTTTCGCAGCAGGGAGGTTAAAAGCGGTCTTACACCACCTAGTTCCCTCGCTGAAAGCCAGCATTTTAGCTGAGGACTTTGCTGACTTTGGCGAGATAGATGGTCTATATAAAGAAGGATTGCTACTCAAGTTAGGGTTTCAAGATGAAATCTTTGACAAGTTCCCTTTGCCCAAGGCCATTGTTAATACACTCCAAGAATCTTCTAAAGGACTCCTCAAATACGACACTCCCAAAATACTATCAA AGGATAAAAATGCATGGCTACGAGATGACGAGTTTGCACGTCAAGCCATAGCTGGAATCAATCCAGTCAACATTGAGAGGGTCAGGACTTTCCCACCGGTCAGTAATCTTGACCCCGAAATCTACGGTCCACAACACTCCGCTCTCACTTCCGACCACATCATTGGACATCTCGACGGACTATCCGTACAACAA GCGTTGGAAGAGAACAGATTGTATATGTTGAATTACCACGACATATTTTTACCGTTCCTAGACCGAATCAATGCGCTAGACGGACGCAAAGCTTATGCTACTCGAACCATATTCTTTTTGACTCGTCTTGGTACACTTAAGCCCATAGCCATTGAGCTTAGCCTCCCTCCCCATGGTCCCAACCACCGGTCCAAACGCGTGGTTACACCTCCTGTCGACGCAACCTCTAATTGGGTATGGCAGCTCGCTAAAGCCCACGTTAGCTCTAACGACGCTGGTGTCCACCAGCTTGTCAATCACTG GTTACGAACCCATGCGTGCTTGGAACCGTTTATATTAGCTGCACATAGACAACTGAGCGCTATGCATCCGATATTCAAGCTATTAGACCCGCACATGAGGTACACGTTGGAAATCAATGCATTGGCTAGACAATCGTTGATCAGTGCAGACGGTGTGATTGAAGAAGGCTTCACTGCCGGCTCATACGGCATGGAAATGAGCGCCGCCGCATACAAGAGCAGCTGGCGGTTCGACATGGAAGGCCTCCCTGCCGATCTCATTCGCAG agGAATAGCAGTTCCTGACCCGACAAAACCACATGGAGTTAAACTCCTAATCGAAGACTATCCATACGCCAACGACGGTCTTCTACTCTGGTCGGCTATCCAAACCTGGGTCCGAACCTACGTGGAACGCTACTACCCAAACCCGAACCTAATCAAAACAGACTCGGAGCTCCAATCCTGGTACTCCGAATCAATCAACGTCGGCCACGCCGATCTCCGCGACGCCGAGTGGTGGCCAGAGCTAAACACCGTCGACGACCTCGTCTCCATCCTCACCACACTGAACTGGCTCGCCTCAGCTCAGCACGCTGCTCTCAACTTCGGACAGTACCCGTACGGCGGCTACGTCCCGAACCGTCCTCCGCTGATGCGGCGGTTGATCCCCGACGAGTCGGATCCGGAGTACGCGAGTTTCATCTCTGATCCGGAGAAGTTTTACTTCTCGGCGATGCCGAGTTTGCTGCAGACGTCGAAGTTTATGGCGGTGGTTGATACTCTGTCCACGCATTCGCCGGATGAGGAGTATATCGGGGAGAGACAGCAGCCGTCGATTTGGACGGGAGATGGGGAGATCGTTGATGCGTTTTATGGATTCGCGGCGGAGATCGGACGGATAGAGAAGGAGATTGAGAAAAGGAACTCTGATCCTGACCGTAGAAATAGGTGCGGGGCTGGTGTTTTGCCGTATGAGCTGTTGGTTCCGAGTTCCGAGCCTGGTGTTACTTGCAGAGGTGTACCTAATAGTGTATCGATATAG
- the LOC125591277 gene encoding protein ELF4-LIKE 4-like: MEGGVISGFGDRHTNVDGKVLQSFQKSFVNVQDILDQNRLLINEINQNHESNQPENLSRNVGLIKELNNNIRRVASLYGDLSHSFSRSVDASSDGDSSGTLGIANQKRFRSG; encoded by the coding sequence ATGGAAGGAGGTGTGATTTCGGGATTTGGAGACAGACACACCAACGTGGATGGGAAAGTGctgcagagtttccagaagagcttTGTGAATGTTCAAGACATTTTGGATCAGAACCGGCTATTGATCAACGAGATCAATCAGAACCACGAGTCCAATCAACCTGAGAACTTGAGTCGAAACGTGGGTCTGATCAAAGAGCTCAACAACAATATCAGAAGAGTAGCTAGCCTTTACGGTGATCTCTCTCATTCTTTCTCAAGATCAGTGGACGCTTCGTCAGATGGTGATTCTAGTGGAACCCTTGGGATAGCTAACCAGAAGAGATTTAGATCCGGTTAG
- the LOC106430279 gene encoding LOW QUALITY PROTEIN: transcription initiation factor TFIID subunit 12b (The sequence of the model RefSeq protein was modified relative to this genomic sequence to represent the inferred CDS: deleted 1 base in 1 codon), whose amino-acid sequence MAEPIRSSSMSPRPLQSPNPMEPSLTSSAPPPSSSQQQRQRHVTAPISNSAASPAMVSTTTEGVIQQLPIMQQSPMSNYHIAQSPSVSRMNHIQQQQGQYGDVFRQQAEIYGTMDFVGGSGQSGHLSMLNGGAAAAHMNFHQSQSLLPSSPRQQSGLVHGSQFHPGSSEHQLHGIGVMDSLILRSQMRANPALYPQHRTNPGQMRSQQHLLTLPQVQNFQRTPSLAFINAQLSGLAQNGQAGMVQNSLTQQRQWLKLISEINSPNSQSFRLQPSQRQALLSQQQFPSAQLHQNSMPLNQQQISHIIHQQSQMNQAQMNPSHPQQPSPRMRSHAGQRSVGLTGSQPDATEPGAATPGVVRSSQGPEATNQLLGKRKLQDLVSQVDAHAKLDPDVEDLLLELADDFLDSVTSFACRLAKHRKSTVLEPKDVLLHLEKNLQLTVPGFSSQNKHQTKNVPTDLHKKRIAMGQKLRALVESSLPGTNASNSKETIRQVMVNPNGANHLLRPSPSSEQLVSQTPGPRMSRHTKR is encoded by the exons ATGGCGGAACCTATTCGTTCATCGTCTATGTCACCGAGACCTCTCCAATCTCCT AACCCAATGGAGCCTTCCCTTACTTCCTCCGCACCTCCACCGTCTTCATCGCAACAACAGCGACAACGACACGTGACAGCTCCGATTTCGAATTCAGCAGCGTCTCCGGCGATGGTTTCAACGACGACCGAAGGTGTAATTCAGCAGTTGCCTATTATGCAGCAATCACCAATGTCGAATTACCACATAGCTCAATCCCCTTCCGTTTCTCGCATGAACCACATTCAGCAGCAGCAAGGCCAATACGGCGACGTTTTCAGGCAGCAAGCTGAGATATACGGGACGATGGACTTTGTTGGTGGGTCAGGCCAAAGCGGCCACTTGTCAATGCTTAACGGTGGAGCTGCAGCAGCCCACATGAATTTTCACCAATCCCAATCATTGTTACCTTCCTCG CCGAGGCAACAATCTGGTCTAGTCCATGGCTCTCAGTTTCATCCAGGAAGTTCTGAACATCAGTTACATGGGATTGGAGTGATGGATTCACTGATCTTGAGGTCGCAAATGAGAGCTAACCCTGCCCTCTATCCTCAGCACCGAACCAACCCGGGACAAATGAGATCACAGCAACACCTTCTTACTTTACCTCAG GTCCAGAACTTCCAGAGGACACCTTCTCTCGCATTCATCAATGCTCAGCTATCTGGTTTGGCCCAAAATGGACAAGCTGGTATGGTTCAAAACTCATTAACGCAGCAGCGGCAATGGCTGAAGCTAATTTCGGAAATAAACAGCCCCAATTCACAATCATTTCGACTCCAACCGAGTCAAAGACAGGCTCTACTCTCACAGCAGCAATTTCCCTCTGCTCAGCTGCACCAAAATTCTATGCCTTTGAATCAGCAGCAAATATCACATATTATACATCAACAATCACAGATGAACCAGGCTCAGATGAACCCATCTCATCCCCAACAGCCGTCTCCAAGGATGCGGAGTCATGCAGGACAGAGATCTGTTGGTTTAACAGGCTCACAACCAGATGCGACAGAGCCGGGTGCAGCAACACCAGGTGTTGTTAGGTCCAGCCAAGGACCAGAAGCAACAAACCAACTGCTaggcaaaagaaaattacaggATCTGGTTTCACAG GTGGATGCACATGCTAAATTGGATCCTGATGTTGAAGACCTCCTTTTGGAGCTAGCAGATGATTTCCTTGATTCG GTGACTTCATTTGCATGTAGATTGGCTAAGCATCGTAAATCAACCGTATTGGAGCCTAAGGATGTATTACTCCACTTAG AGAAAAACTTGCAGTTGACAGTTCCTGGATTCTCAAGTCAGAATAAACACCAAACAAAAAAC gtaccAACTGATCTCCACAAGAAGCGAATTGCAATG ggtCAAAAGCTGCGTGCTTTGGTGGAATCCTCACTACCGGGGACGAATGCAAGCAACTCCAAGGAAACTATTAGACAAGTGATGGTGAACCCAAATGGTGCAAACCATCTCTTAAGACCATCTCCCAGTTCAGAGCAATTGGTTTCGCAGACACCGGGTCCTCGTATGTCACGACATACGAAACGTTGA
- the LOC106430259 gene encoding probable phospholipid-transporting ATPase 4, whose translation MARGRRRSKLRLSNIYTFGCLRPSADEGQDPHPIQGPGFSRTVHCNQPHMHKKKPLRYRSNYVSTTRYNLITFFPKSLYEQFHRAANFYFLVAAILSVFPLSPFNKWSMIAPLVFVVGLSMLKEALEDWSRFMQDVKINARKALVHKRDGEFRRKKWKKISVGDVVKVEKDGFFPADLLLLSSSYEDGICYVETMNLDGETNLKVKRSLEVTLSLDDDESFKDFTGTIRCEDPNPSLYTFVGNLEYDRQIFPLDPSQILLRDSKLRNTPYVYGVVVFTGHDTKVMQNSTSSPSKRSRIEKTMDYIIYTLLVLLILISCISSSGFAWETKFHMPKMWYLRPDEPENLTNPSNPVYAGVVHLITALLLYGYLIPISLYVSIEVVKVLQATFINKDLHMYDSESGVPAHARTSNLNEELGQVDTILSDKTGTLTCNQMDFLKCSIAGTSYGVRSSEVEVAAAQQMAVDLDDHSRATTPRMSVQEIEVESSSSNHEGEMVMTPRVPIKGFGFEDVRLMNGNWLREPHADDVLLFFRILAICHTAIPELNEESGKYTYEAESPDEASFLTAASEFGFEFFKRTQSSVYVHERLSSSGQTIEREYKILNLLDFTSKRKRMSVVVRDEEGQILLLCKGADSIIFERLAKNGKTYLGPTTKHLKEYGEAGLRTLALSYRKLDEDEYSAWNAEFHKAKTSIGSDRDELLEKISDMIEKDLILVGATAVEDKLQKGVPQCIDKLAQAGLKLWVLTGDKMETAINIGYSCSLLRQGMKQICITVMNSEGGSQDSKAVKENILNQLTKAVQMVKLEKDPHAAFALIIDGKTLTYALEDDMKFQFLALAVDCASVICCRVSPKQKALVTRLVKEGTGKTTLAIGDGANDVGMIQEADIGVGISGVEGMQAVMASDFSIAQFRFLERLLVVHGHWCYKRIAQMICYFFYKNIAFGLTLFYFEAFTGFSGQSVYNDYYLLLFNVVLTSLPVIALGVFEQDVSSEICLQFPALYQQGKKNLFFDWYRILGWMGNGVYSSLAIFFLNIGVIYEQAFRATGQTADMDAVGTTMFTCIIWAVNVQIALTMSHFTWIQHVLIWGSIGLWYLFVALYGMMPPSLSGNIYRILAEILAPAPIYWISTFLVTVTTVLPYFAHISFQRFLNPMDHHIIQEIKYYKRDLEDRRMWTRERNKAREKTKIGFTARVDAKIRHLRSKLNKKQSNCSAQDTMSPRSV comes from the exons ATGGCTAGAGGTAGAAGAAGGTCTAAGCTAAGACTAAGCAACATCTACACATTCGGATGCCTAAGACCAAGCGCAGACGAAGGCCAAGACCCTCACCCTATCCAAGGCCCAGGGTTCAGCAGAACAGTCCACTGCAACCAGCCTCACATGCACAAGAAGAAGCCTCTGAGATACCGTTCCAACTACGTCTCCACCACCAGGTACAACCTCATCACCTTCTTCCCCAAATCCCTCTACGAGCAGTTCCACCGCGCTGCCAACTTCTACTTCCTAGTAGCCGCCATCCTCTCCGTCTTCCCTCTCTCCCCGTTCAACAAGTGGAGCATGATCGCTCCCCTGGTCTTCGTCGTGGGGCTCAGCATGTTGAAAGAGGCCCTCGAGGACTGGAGCAGGTTCATGCAGGACGTGAAGATCAACGCGAGGAAAGCTTTGGTTCATAAGCGTGATGGTGAGTTTCGCCGCAAGAAGTGGAAGAAGATTAGCGTTGGGGATGTTGTGAAAGTTGAGAAGGATGGTTTCTTCCCTGCTGATTTGCTCTTGCTGTCGTCTAGCTACGAGGATGGGATCTGCTACGTGGAGACTATGAACTTAGATGGGGAGACTAACTTGAAAGTTAAAAGATCCTTGGAGGTAACGTTATCTCTAGATGATGATGAGTCTTTTAAAGACTTCACTGGGACTATAAGATGTGAAGATCCAAACCCGAGTCTCTACACATTCGTTGGTAATCTTGAATACGACAGGCAGATATTCCCTTTAGATCCGAGTCAGATTCTGTTGAGAGACTCAAAGCTTAGGAACACGCCTTACGTCTACGGAGTTGTGGTGTTCACAGGGCATGATACCAAAGTGATGCAGAACTCAACGAGCTCTCCTTCCAAAAGAAGCAGGATCGAGAAGACGATGGACTACATCATCTACACGCTTCTTGTTCTACTGATACTGATCTCTTGCATAAGCTCGTCAGGTTTCGCCTGGGAGACGAAGTTCCACATGCCGAAGATGTGGTACTTGAGACCAGACGAGCCTGAGAATCTAACCAACCCTAGCAACCCTGTCTACGCCGGCGTTGTGCATCTCATCACCGCCCTCTTGCTTTACGGTTACTTGATACCGATCTCTCTTTACGTCTCCATCGAAGTTGTGAAGGTCTTGCAAGCGACTTTTATCAACAAGGATTTGCATATGTACGATAGTGAGAGTGGAGTGCCAGCGCACGCGCGGACATCGAATTTAAATGAAGAGCTGGGACAGGTTGATACCATCCTCTCCGATAAAACGGGGACTTTGACTTGTAACCAGATGGATTTTCTGAAATGCTCAATCGCTGGGACTTCTTATGGAGTTCGTTCAAGCGAGGTGGAGGTTGCAGCTGCTCAGCAAATGGCTGTTGATCTTGATGATCACAGTAGAGCGACTACTCCGAGGATGAGCGTTCAAGAGATTGAGGTGGAGAGTAGCAGTAGTAATCACGAAGGTGAGATGGTGATGACTCCTAGAGTCCCTATAAAGGGGTTTGGTTTTGAGGATGTGCGGCTGATGAATGGGAACTGGCTGAGGGAGCCGCATGCTGATGACGTTCTTCTGTTTTTTCGGATATTAGCTATTTGTCACACAGCTATCCCTGAGCTTAACGAGGAGAGTGGCAAGTACACGTATGAGGCTGAGTCACCGGATGAAGCTTCTTTTCTTACAGCTGCGAGTGAGTTTGGGTTTGAGTTCTTTAAGAGGACTCAGTCAAGTGTTTATGTTCATGAGAGGTTGTCTTCTTCAGGGCAAACTATTGAGAG GGAGTATAAAATTCTGAATCTGTTGGATTTCACTAGCAAAAGGAAGAGGATGTCAGTAGTTGTGCGTGATGAGGAAGGGCAGATTCTTCTGCTATGCAAAGGAGCTGACAG TATCATTTTTGAACGACTGGCTAAGAATGGAAAAACATACTTGGGACCTACCACTAAGCATTTAAAGGAATATGGAGAAGCTGGACTCCGAACTCTTGCCCTTTCGTACAGAAAGCTTGATGAGGATGAATATTCAGCTTGGAACGCTGAGTTTCACAAGGCCAAAACTTCTATAGGATCTGACAGAGATgagttgcttgagaagattTCAGATATGATCGAAAAGGACCTTATTCTTGTAGGTGCAACTGCTGTGGAGGACAAACTCCAGAAAGGG GTCCCACAGTGCATAGATAAACTTGCCCAAGCTGGCCTCAAATTGTGGGTTTTAACCGGGGATAAGATGGAAACAGCAATCAATATTGG ATATTCATGTAGTTTACTTAGGCAAGGCATGAAACAGATATGTATAACTGTGATGAACTCAGAAGGAGGGTCCCAAGATTCAAAG GCTGTGAAGGAGAATATTTTGAATCAACTCACCAAAGCTGTACAAATggtgaagctagagaaagatCCACATGCTGCATTTGCTTTGATCATTGACGGGAAAACTCTAACGTATGCGTTGGAGGACGATATGAAGTTTCAGTTTCTTGCTTTGGCTGTTGATTGTGCGTCAGTCATATGCTGTCGTGTGTCTCCCAAGCAGAAAGCCCTG gtaACAAGGTTAGTTAAAGAGGGAACCGGGAAAACTACACTGGCAATAGGTGATGGTGCAAATGATGTTGGAATGATTCAAGAAGCTGACATTGGTGTTGGCATTAGTGGAGTCGAAGGGATGCag GCTGTTATGGCAAGCGATTTTTCTATTGCCCAGTTCAGGTTTCTGGAAAGATTACTCGTTGTTCATGGACACTGGTGTTATAAAAGAATAGCTCAAATG ATCTGTTACTTCTTCTACAAAAACATAGCATTTGGTCTCACTCTCTTCTATTTTGAGGCGTTCACCGGGTTTTCAGGGCAATCAGTTTATAATGACTACTACCTATTACTCTTCAACGTTGTCCTTACCTCATTGCCAGTGATTGCCCTTGGAGTCTTTGAACAAGATGTTTCCTCTGAGATTTGCTTACAG TTTCCTGCGTTATACCAACAAGGGAAGAAGAATCTCTTCTTTGACTGGTACAGAATACTAGGCTGGATGGGAAACGGCGTCTACTCCTCTCTCGCCATATTCTTTCTCAACATCGGAGTCATCTATGAGCAGGCTTTCAGAGCCACTGGTCAAACCGCTGACATGGATGCTGTTGGCACCACCATGTTCACTTGCATCATCTGGGCTGTGAACGTGCAGATCGCTTTAACCATGAGCCACTTCACATGGATCCAACACGTCTTGATCTGGGGAAGCATTGGTTTGTGGTATCTCTTTGTTGCGCTCTACGGGATGATGCCTCCGAGTCTTTCAGGCAACATCTATAGAATCCTAGCTGAGATTCTTGCTCCTGCTCCCATATATTGGATATCCACTTTTTTGGTCACAGTGACCACAGTTCTGCCTTACTTCGCCCACATATCCTTCCAGAGATTCTTGAATCCGATGGATCATCACATCATTCAAGAGATCAAGTATTACAAGAGAGACTTGGAGGATAGAAGGATGTGGACACGGGAGCGTAACAAAGCACGGGAGAAGACGAAGATCGGGTTCACAGCTAGAGTTGACGCGAAAATCAGACATCTGAGGTCAAAACTCAACAAGAAACAGTCAAACTGTTCAGCTCAAGATACAATGTCTCCAAGATCAGTCTAG